One window of the Pedobacter ginsengisoli genome contains the following:
- the ileS gene encoding isoleucine--tRNA ligase, which produces MYREFKQLELAKIAKEILDFWKAENIFEKSISTRSKSNPFTFYEGPPSANGMPGIHHVMARAIKDIFCRYKTIKGFQVKRKAGWDTHGLPVELGTEKELGITKEDIGKTISIEAYNEACKRTVMRYTDVWNDLTEKMGYWVDMDDPYITYKSKYMESVWWLLKQIYDKGLLYKGYTIQPYSPKAGTGLSSHEVNQPGAYRDVTDTTIVAQFKTLPDTLPAFLKEFGEIHLMAWTTTPWTLPSNTALTVGPKIDYVLVKTFNQYTYLPINVILAKNLVGKQFNKTYFESTAAEDFSNFKEGDKKIPYQILAECKGADLVGIKYEQLLPYALPYQNPENAFRVISGDFVTTEDGTGIVHTAPTFGADDAKVAKEAVPEVPPMLVLDENGSPVPLVDLQGRFTAQLGDLAGKYVKNEYYEEGEAPEKSVDVEIAIRLKEENKAFKVEKYVHSYPHSWRTDEPLLYYPLDSWFIKVTDIKDRMFDLNETINWKPKSTGEGRFGNWLKNANDWNLSRSRYWGIPLPIWRTEDKREEIIIGSVEELYNAIEQSIATGFMTANPFKGFEIGNMSEANYDLVDLHKNVVDDIILVSPSGKPMSRESDLIDVWFDSGAMPYAQWHYPFENKDKIDEQQDFPADFIAEGVDQTRGWFYTLHAIGALVFDKIAYKNVVSNGLVLDKNGQKMSKRLGNAADPFKTLEEYGPDATRWYMISNANPWDNLKFDIEGIAEVRRKFFGTLYNTYAFFALYANIDKFEIDQDNLTPVAERSELDRWILSLLQTLIAEVDESYAAYEPTKAARAIQSFVDEHLSNWYIRLSRRRFWKGEMTADKKAAYETLYACLTSISQLMSPIAPFFADWLFQNLTAGDAANDVQSVHLALLKEADQSLIDTELNERMHLAQDISSMVLSLRKKTGINVRQPLAKILIPVLDNKFAGRVDLVKELILSETNIKDIEYITDTAGFITKKIKPNFKALGPKVGKDMKMVAEVVNNLTQKQLSQFENEGKYQITGTNYVIELSDVEIIAEDIPGWQVTNMGNLTVALDVTITEELKQEGLSRELINRIQNLRKELNFEVTDRITVTLQNHNLVAAAVAQNKIYICSEILADELKLTESLDNGNKIVIDDVELQISIAKQ; this is translated from the coding sequence ATGTATAGGGAATTTAAACAGTTAGAACTAGCGAAAATAGCAAAAGAGATACTTGATTTTTGGAAAGCGGAGAACATCTTTGAAAAAAGCATTTCGACGAGATCAAAATCAAATCCATTTACTTTTTACGAAGGCCCGCCTTCGGCAAACGGAATGCCTGGTATTCACCACGTAATGGCCCGTGCTATTAAAGATATTTTCTGCCGTTATAAAACCATTAAAGGATTTCAGGTAAAAAGAAAAGCAGGATGGGATACCCACGGACTTCCGGTAGAACTGGGAACTGAAAAGGAACTTGGTATTACCAAAGAAGATATAGGCAAGACCATTTCAATTGAAGCTTACAATGAAGCCTGCAAAAGGACAGTAATGCGCTACACAGATGTGTGGAACGACCTTACTGAAAAAATGGGCTATTGGGTAGATATGGATGACCCTTATATTACCTACAAATCGAAATACATGGAGTCGGTTTGGTGGCTTTTGAAACAGATCTACGATAAAGGTTTGTTGTATAAAGGCTATACCATCCAGCCTTACTCCCCAAAAGCAGGAACAGGATTAAGCTCACATGAGGTAAATCAGCCGGGAGCTTATCGCGATGTAACCGACACTACAATTGTAGCCCAGTTTAAAACCCTGCCTGATACATTACCTGCTTTCCTGAAAGAATTTGGAGAGATACATTTAATGGCCTGGACAACCACACCATGGACTTTGCCATCAAACACAGCCTTGACTGTGGGGCCAAAAATAGATTATGTACTGGTAAAAACGTTTAATCAGTATACCTATCTTCCTATAAATGTAATCTTAGCCAAGAATCTGGTAGGAAAACAGTTTAACAAAACTTACTTTGAAAGTACTGCTGCCGAGGATTTCAGTAATTTTAAAGAAGGCGACAAAAAAATCCCTTATCAGATTTTAGCAGAATGTAAAGGGGCTGATCTTGTAGGCATTAAATATGAGCAGCTTTTGCCTTATGCTTTACCATATCAGAATCCTGAAAATGCTTTCCGTGTGATCTCGGGAGATTTTGTAACTACAGAGGATGGAACAGGTATAGTACATACGGCACCGACCTTTGGTGCTGATGATGCTAAAGTAGCTAAGGAAGCAGTACCTGAGGTACCGCCTATGCTGGTGCTGGACGAAAATGGTTCGCCGGTTCCATTGGTAGATTTGCAGGGAAGATTTACGGCTCAACTGGGCGACCTTGCCGGAAAGTATGTGAAAAATGAATACTATGAGGAAGGTGAAGCTCCGGAGAAATCTGTAGATGTTGAGATTGCTATTCGTTTAAAAGAAGAAAATAAAGCATTTAAAGTAGAGAAATACGTTCACAGTTACCCGCACAGCTGGAGAACTGACGAGCCACTGTTGTATTATCCGCTGGACTCATGGTTCATCAAGGTAACTGACATCAAAGACAGGATGTTTGACCTGAATGAGACCATCAACTGGAAACCAAAATCGACAGGTGAAGGACGTTTTGGAAACTGGCTGAAAAATGCAAACGACTGGAATCTTTCGCGCTCGAGATATTGGGGAATTCCATTACCGATCTGGAGAACGGAAGACAAAAGAGAAGAAATAATAATTGGCTCAGTTGAAGAGTTATACAATGCCATAGAGCAGTCGATAGCCACCGGCTTTATGACGGCGAATCCTTTTAAAGGGTTTGAGATCGGCAATATGTCGGAAGCAAATTATGACCTGGTAGACCTGCACAAGAATGTGGTAGACGACATTATATTGGTTTCGCCTTCAGGGAAACCTATGAGCCGTGAAAGTGATCTTATCGACGTTTGGTTTGACTCAGGGGCTATGCCTTATGCACAGTGGCATTATCCTTTTGAAAATAAGGACAAAATTGATGAGCAACAGGATTTCCCGGCCGATTTTATAGCTGAAGGTGTTGACCAGACCCGCGGATGGTTCTATACCTTGCACGCCATAGGGGCATTGGTTTTTGATAAAATTGCGTATAAAAACGTGGTTTCGAATGGATTGGTACTCGATAAAAACGGGCAAAAAATGTCGAAACGCTTAGGCAACGCGGCTGATCCGTTTAAGACACTGGAAGAGTACGGACCGGATGCTACGCGCTGGTACATGATATCGAACGCAAACCCTTGGGATAACCTGAAATTTGATATTGAAGGAATTGCAGAGGTACGCCGTAAATTCTTTGGAACACTTTACAATACCTACGCTTTCTTTGCATTGTATGCGAATATTGACAAGTTTGAAATAGACCAGGATAACCTGACTCCGGTTGCTGAACGCAGTGAGCTTGACAGATGGATATTATCGCTTTTGCAAACGCTTATTGCGGAGGTAGACGAAAGTTATGCTGCTTACGAACCAACAAAAGCGGCAAGGGCAATTCAGTCGTTTGTAGACGAGCACCTGAGTAACTGGTATATTCGTTTATCACGCCGCCGTTTCTGGAAGGGCGAGATGACAGCCGATAAGAAAGCAGCTTATGAAACTTTATATGCCTGCCTGACCAGTATCTCACAACTAATGTCGCCTATAGCGCCTTTCTTTGCAGATTGGTTATTCCAGAATTTAACTGCCGGAGATGCGGCTAATGATGTTCAATCTGTTCACCTTGCCTTACTTAAGGAAGCTGACCAGAGTTTAATTGACACGGAACTTAATGAGCGTATGCATCTGGCACAAGACATATCATCAATGGTATTGTCGCTGCGTAAAAAAACAGGCATCAATGTTCGTCAGCCTTTGGCTAAAATCCTGATTCCTGTTCTTGATAACAAATTTGCCGGACGTGTTGATTTGGTTAAAGAATTAATCCTATCGGAAACGAATATTAAGGATATTGAGTATATTACCGACACTGCCGGTTTCATTACCAAAAAGATCAAACCTAACTTTAAAGCATTAGGCCCTAAAGTTGGTAAAGACATGAAAATGGTTGCTGAAGTGGTGAACAACTTAACACAGAAACAATTGAGTCAGTTTGAAAATGAAGGGAAATATCAAATTACTGGCACTAATTATGTTATCGAGTTGAGCGACGTAGAGATCATTGCTGAGGATATACCGGGATGGCAGGTAACCAACATGGGCAACTTAACTGTGGCTCTTGATGTTACAATAACCGAGGAATTGAAACAGGAAGGATTGTCGCGTGAACTAATTAACAGAATTCAGAACTTAAGGAAAGAACTTAATTTCGAAGTTACAGATAGAATTACTGTGACTTTACAAAACCATAATTTAGTAGCTGCAGCTGTAGCTCAAAATAAAATATACATTTGCTCGGAAATTTTAGCAGATGAGCTTAAATTAACAGAAAGTCTAGATAACGGAAACAAAATAGTAATCGATGATGTTGAATTACAAATTTCGATTGCCAAACAATAA
- a CDS encoding TraR/DksA family transcriptional regulator, which translates to MEKATKTRYSDSELQEFKDLIQEKLRMAREEFLDLTNSLSNPNSNGTEDTSGTYKTLEDGSATLEKEQLNQLAARQKKFIENLEAALVRIENKTYGICRETGKLIQKERLRAVPHATLSMEAKLKQS; encoded by the coding sequence ATGGAAAAAGCTACAAAAACAAGGTACTCTGACAGTGAACTTCAAGAATTTAAAGATTTGATTCAGGAAAAATTACGTATGGCCAGAGAAGAGTTTCTTGATTTAACGAACTCTCTAAGCAATCCTAATTCTAATGGAACAGAAGATACTTCTGGTACTTACAAAACACTTGAAGATGGTTCTGCAACTCTTGAAAAAGAACAATTAAACCAACTGGCTGCCCGTCAGAAAAAATTCATTGAGAATTTAGAGGCTGCATTAGTACGTATTGAGAATAAAACTTATGGTATTTGCAGGGAAACAGGTAAACTGATTCAAAAAGAACGTTTACGCGCTGTACCACACGCAACTTTAAGTATGGAAGCTAAACTGAAGCAGTCGTAA
- a CDS encoding PH domain-containing protein — MILIDRFLSDEQDPKAVEKVLGKLNDMLTSNEELIYMAVQKKPAVNLLPDCIAVSNKRIFYCEPGNFGITMNFKDISWKSIKEVSFKEELFGSKFICVPLHGENIITEYIPKVQARKLYQAAYEQLESFKEQQRQLDLEERRSSTSPVTVNTLPTPEPVEEEPQAFFSQPLAAPIIQAEEPEDETTLKLRKLKSLYDKHLITQEEYEAKKADILDSL, encoded by the coding sequence ATGATATTAATAGATAGATTTTTAAGTGACGAGCAGGATCCTAAAGCTGTAGAAAAAGTTCTGGGCAAACTGAATGATATGCTAACAAGTAACGAGGAACTGATTTATATGGCTGTGCAAAAAAAGCCTGCTGTAAATCTTTTACCTGATTGTATTGCGGTAAGCAATAAGCGTATCTTCTATTGTGAGCCTGGTAATTTCGGGATCACCATGAACTTTAAAGACATTTCGTGGAAGAGTATTAAAGAGGTTTCATTTAAAGAAGAATTGTTTGGCTCTAAATTTATCTGTGTGCCTTTACACGGTGAAAACATTATTACAGAATATATCCCAAAGGTACAGGCGCGTAAACTTTATCAGGCAGCTTATGAGCAGCTGGAAAGCTTTAAAGAGCAGCAAAGGCAACTTGACCTGGAGGAAAGAAGGTCATCAACATCACCGGTAACCGTAAACACATTACCTACACCAGAACCCGTGGAAGAAGAGCCACAAGCGTTCTTTTCTCAGCCACTTGCTGCACCTATTATACAAGCTGAAGAACCTGAAGATGAGACTACATTAAAGCTAAGAAAATTAAAAAGCCTGTATGACAAACACCTGATTACACAGGAAGAATATGAAGCTAAAAAAGCCGATATTTTAGATAGCTTATAA
- a CDS encoding SIMPL domain-containing protein — protein sequence MKKLLTLAFVSLLSISAMAQQVDLRKKISVSGSAETEVTPDIIYISISLKEYLKDNNSKKKVEITTLENQLYDAVQKAGLDKGNLTINNLSSYAIVTEKKKNPDYLASKQYRLKVSDLNKWNDIIGSIDPKGIAYTNIDSYDYSKIETLKKELKIKALQAAKEKASYLVEALGDKLGSVIDIQEVNNEQYPQPMYRNVMMMKAESADMAGAAAPEIDFKKIKLNYIMNTVFEIK from the coding sequence ATGAAAAAGTTATTAACCCTTGCCTTTGTTTCCTTATTAAGTATAAGTGCTATGGCTCAACAAGTAGATTTAAGAAAAAAGATTAGCGTTAGCGGTTCAGCCGAAACTGAGGTTACTCCTGACATTATTTACATCAGCATTTCCTTAAAAGAATATTTAAAGGACAACAACAGTAAGAAAAAAGTAGAGATCACTACCTTGGAAAATCAGTTGTATGATGCAGTTCAAAAAGCTGGTCTTGATAAAGGCAACTTAACGATTAACAACTTATCAAGCTATGCAATTGTTACCGAGAAAAAGAAAAACCCTGACTATCTGGCTAGCAAACAGTATCGCTTAAAAGTTTCTGATCTGAACAAATGGAATGATATTATTGGTTCTATAGATCCTAAAGGGATTGCTTACACCAATATTGACAGCTACGATTATTCAAAAATTGAAACACTTAAAAAAGAGCTGAAAATTAAAGCACTGCAAGCTGCTAAAGAAAAAGCATCTTACCTGGTAGAAGCCCTTGGCGATAAATTAGGTAGCGTAATTGACATTCAGGAAGTGAACAATGAACAATATCCACAGCCAATGTACCGCAATGTGATGATGATGAAAGCTGAAAGTGCTGATATGGCCGGAGCCGCAGCACCAGAGATTGATTTCAAAAAAATAAAACTGAACTATATAATGAATACCGTATTCGAAATTAAATAG
- the serS gene encoding serine--tRNA ligase, with protein MLQVNYIRENREKVLEGLSVRNFKHPELVDEIIKIDEERRQVQTSLDNLSAIANAAAKQIGELMRNGKKEEAEVLKAETTSNKEEHKNLSDQLTEIEDTLYRLIVQLPNLPYHLVKPGSVAEDNEIVYEHGNPADLPKGALPHWELTAKYDIIDFELGTKITGAGFPVYKGKGARLQRALINFFLDHAIAKGYREMQVPHLINEASGFGTGQLPDKEGQMYHAGVDNLYLIPTAEVPVTNLYRDVILKEEDLPIKNTAYTPCFRREAGSYGAHVRGLNRLHQFDKVEVVQITHPDKSYETLEEMSTYVQSLLQELGLHYRVLRLCGGDMGFTSAMTYDMEVWSAAQERWLEVSSVSNFETFQSNRLKLRFKGASGKTQLAHTLNGSALALPRIVAAILENNQTDKGIKIPEVLVKYTGFEYID; from the coding sequence ATGCTGCAAGTTAACTATATCCGCGAAAATAGAGAGAAAGTTTTAGAAGGACTAAGCGTACGTAATTTTAAGCACCCAGAACTGGTTGATGAAATTATTAAAATTGACGAAGAACGAAGACAAGTTCAAACCTCGTTGGATAACCTTTCCGCAATAGCCAATGCAGCTGCAAAACAAATTGGCGAGCTAATGCGTAACGGGAAGAAAGAAGAAGCAGAAGTGCTAAAGGCAGAAACCACCTCAAATAAAGAGGAACATAAAAACCTTTCAGATCAGCTAACAGAAATAGAGGATACATTATACCGTTTAATAGTACAACTGCCAAACCTGCCGTATCATCTGGTAAAACCAGGAAGTGTGGCTGAAGACAATGAAATTGTTTATGAGCATGGCAACCCTGCTGATCTGCCAAAAGGTGCATTGCCTCACTGGGAGCTTACAGCTAAATACGATATCATAGATTTTGAGTTGGGTACAAAAATAACCGGTGCGGGTTTTCCTGTATATAAAGGAAAAGGTGCACGTTTGCAAAGGGCCCTTATTAATTTCTTTTTAGATCATGCTATTGCAAAGGGTTATAGAGAAATGCAGGTGCCACATTTAATAAATGAAGCATCTGGTTTTGGTACCGGACAACTACCTGATAAAGAAGGGCAGATGTATCATGCAGGAGTAGATAATCTATATCTTATTCCAACAGCCGAAGTACCGGTTACCAATCTTTACCGAGATGTAATTTTAAAGGAAGAGGATCTCCCTATAAAGAACACGGCATATACTCCATGCTTTCGCAGGGAAGCAGGATCATATGGTGCACATGTACGCGGTTTAAACCGCTTGCACCAGTTTGATAAAGTAGAAGTTGTACAGATTACACATCCTGATAAATCTTACGAAACATTAGAAGAAATGAGCACTTATGTTCAGTCTCTTTTACAGGAATTAGGATTACACTATCGTGTTTTACGCTTATGTGGCGGAGATATGGGCTTTACTTCTGCTATGACTTACGACATGGAAGTATGGAGTGCTGCACAGGAGCGCTGGCTGGAGGTTTCTTCTGTGTCTAATTTTGAAACTTTTCAAAGTAACAGACTTAAGTTAAGATTTAAAGGTGCTTCAGGTAAAACACAGCTTGCACATACACTAAACGGAAGTGCCCTGGCATTACCTCGTATAGTTGCGGCTATTCTTGAGAATAATCAAACCGATAAAGGAATTAAAATTCCAGAGGTCCTGGTAAAATATACTGGTTTCGAATATATCGATTAA
- a CDS encoding GNAT family N-acetyltransferase — translation MKNPDFSTFPIIKTPRLILRELSAQDALPIHALRSDPKIATLTGRVPSTGIEDAMAHIYKIRKLIESNASAYWAISLPDNPSLIGTICLWNLDIENEVAEIGYELLTEFQGKGFMREAVNAVTKYAFEEMEVKTITAFPAANNIPSVKVLKMTGFKRDSKSYQNVHEDSVDDVITFSLSVPVH, via the coding sequence ATGAAAAACCCTGATTTTTCTACTTTTCCCATAATAAAAACCCCCCGTTTAATACTCAGAGAATTATCTGCGCAGGATGCCCTGCCAATTCATGCATTGCGATCTGATCCGAAAATTGCAACTCTAACCGGCAGAGTGCCATCAACTGGTATAGAAGATGCCATGGCCCATATTTATAAGATTAGAAAGCTTATCGAAAGCAATGCTTCTGCTTACTGGGCAATTTCCTTACCTGATAATCCCTCTTTAATCGGAACCATCTGTCTCTGGAATCTTGATATAGAAAATGAAGTTGCCGAAATTGGCTATGAACTGCTTACCGAATTCCAGGGAAAAGGATTTATGAGAGAGGCAGTTAACGCGGTTACTAAATATGCATTTGAAGAAATGGAGGTAAAAACCATTACAGCTTTTCCCGCAGCAAATAATATCCCTTCTGTAAAAGTGTTAAAGATGACTGGTTTTAAAAGAGACAGCAAATCCTATCAAAATGTTCATGAGGATAGTGTAGATGATGTAATTACATTTTCGTTATCAGTGCCTGTACACTAA
- the rsmI gene encoding 16S rRNA (cytidine(1402)-2'-O)-methyltransferase: MGKLFLVPTPIGNLEDMTFRAIRILKEADVILAEDTRTSAPMLKHFGIDKKAYSHHQHNEHQATSEIIKFLKEGKMVALISDAGTPAISDPGFFLVREAIKNDLPVECLPGATAFVPALVNSGLPSDSFVFEGFLPVKKGRQTRFKKLAEEERTIVLYESPHRLLKTLEEFGQYLGADRQASVSRELTKLYEETVRGTLAEIKSHFENNILKGEFVICIAGAEEVKKKAKYDRDN; the protein is encoded by the coding sequence ATGGGTAAACTTTTTCTTGTTCCTACACCAATTGGTAACCTGGAAGATATGACCTTCAGGGCAATTAGAATTTTAAAAGAGGCTGATGTGATTCTTGCAGAAGACACCCGCACCAGTGCCCCGATGTTAAAACATTTTGGAATTGATAAAAAGGCATATTCGCATCACCAGCACAATGAACATCAGGCTACTTCAGAAATCATTAAGTTTTTGAAAGAAGGTAAAATGGTTGCATTGATATCGGATGCCGGAACCCCTGCTATATCTGATCCTGGTTTTTTTCTGGTTAGAGAGGCCATTAAAAATGATTTACCGGTTGAGTGCCTGCCCGGAGCAACTGCCTTTGTACCCGCCCTGGTAAATTCGGGGCTCCCCTCGGACTCATTTGTGTTTGAAGGATTTTTACCCGTAAAAAAAGGGCGACAGACAAGATTTAAAAAGCTGGCTGAAGAGGAAAGAACAATAGTATTATACGAAAGCCCACATAGACTACTTAAAACACTAGAAGAATTTGGACAATATTTGGGTGCAGACCGCCAGGCATCGGTAAGCCGTGAATTAACAAAACTATACGAAGAAACTGTGAGAGGCACTTTGGCCGAAATTAAATCACATTTTGAAAACAATATATTAAAAGGAGAATTCGTAATTTGTATTGCAGGAGCAGAGGAAGTAAAAAAGAAAGCCAAATACGACCGCGATAATTAG
- the lnt gene encoding apolipoprotein N-acyltransferase: MKFKNTALLALLSAFLMWLAWPPIKFTTPLLLIGLVPLFIALEGIIQSNNLKKGKHVFLTAGLTFLVWNTACIYWVYNAISAVNGPVVSFFVSLIPFGLGALLMTFAFWLYYRLGSLVNKYVSYLGLICFYIAMEFLHQSWDLAFPWMNLGNGLSGMHQLAQWYEYTGVYGGSLWILLSNIIAFEAFKALKPGAATGFARFKFSLLWIVIIAAPVALSLSLYYKYEEKEVPVNVVAVQPNIDPYQKFNGISSNEQLNILTHLSDSIAQPNTEYFIWPETAISERSDEDRIRSNSEFINAQRFLEKYKNGTIISGIESFKFYNNKQTQSAQKYDNSTYIDGFNAALQIENSANVQFYHKSKLVPGVEKMPFPSALSVLAPVFEGFGGTVGGYGWQKDPQVFYSYGGVGAVPVICYESIWGGWVAEAVKNGAQFIAIVTNDGWWGNTSGKDQHMLYAALRAIETRRYVVRSANTGISCFINQKGDIIKQTKWWTRTAIKADINLNDDLTFYTRSGDYIPKILSVLAILMALIIPYRKWVKK; encoded by the coding sequence ATGAAATTCAAAAACACTGCTCTCCTTGCTTTACTAAGTGCGTTTTTAATGTGGCTGGCATGGCCACCTATTAAGTTTACCACTCCTTTACTATTAATTGGCCTGGTTCCATTATTTATTGCCTTAGAAGGGATTATTCAAAGTAATAATCTTAAAAAGGGGAAGCATGTTTTCCTTACCGCCGGATTAACCTTTTTGGTTTGGAACACGGCCTGTATTTATTGGGTATACAATGCTATAAGTGCTGTAAATGGGCCGGTGGTATCGTTTTTTGTATCGCTTATTCCTTTTGGCTTAGGGGCACTACTAATGACTTTTGCCTTTTGGTTATATTACAGGCTTGGCAGCCTGGTAAATAAGTATGTTTCTTATTTAGGGTTAATATGTTTTTACATTGCAATGGAGTTTTTGCACCAAAGCTGGGATTTGGCCTTTCCATGGATGAATTTAGGAAATGGATTATCAGGGATGCACCAACTGGCCCAATGGTACGAGTATACTGGTGTTTATGGCGGTTCTTTATGGATATTACTAAGTAACATTATTGCTTTTGAAGCTTTTAAAGCCCTTAAACCCGGGGCTGCCACTGGCTTTGCGAGGTTCAAATTTTCGCTTCTGTGGATTGTGATTATTGCAGCGCCTGTTGCGTTATCTTTAAGCTTATATTACAAATATGAGGAAAAAGAAGTCCCGGTTAATGTTGTAGCCGTACAGCCAAATATAGATCCATATCAGAAGTTCAATGGGATCTCTTCAAATGAACAGCTTAACATCCTTACCCATTTGTCTGACTCCATTGCTCAGCCTAATACAGAATATTTTATCTGGCCTGAAACAGCAATTTCAGAACGTTCTGATGAAGACAGGATCCGCAGCAATTCTGAATTTATAAATGCTCAGCGTTTCCTTGAAAAATACAAAAATGGCACTATAATAAGTGGGATAGAAAGTTTTAAATTCTATAACAATAAGCAGACTCAATCTGCCCAAAAGTATGATAATAGCACTTATATAGATGGCTTTAATGCGGCTTTACAGATAGAGAACTCTGCCAATGTACAGTTCTACCACAAATCTAAATTAGTGCCCGGTGTAGAAAAGATGCCTTTTCCATCTGCTTTGTCGGTATTAGCACCCGTTTTTGAAGGTTTTGGAGGAACAGTAGGCGGGTATGGCTGGCAAAAAGACCCTCAGGTATTTTATTCATATGGTGGAGTTGGCGCTGTACCCGTAATTTGCTATGAATCTATTTGGGGAGGCTGGGTGGCTGAGGCCGTTAAGAATGGGGCTCAGTTTATTGCTATTGTAACCAATGATGGCTGGTGGGGAAACACCTCAGGAAAAGATCAGCATATGCTATATGCCGCGTTAAGGGCCATAGAAACCCGTAGATATGTGGTAAGATCAGCAAATACTGGGATTTCTTGTTTTATTAATCAGAAGGGCGACATTATAAAACAGACTAAATGGTGGACCAGAACTGCTATTAAGGCCGACATTAATTTAAATGACGATCTGACTTTTTACACAAGAAGTGGTGATTACATTCCTAAAATCCTTTCGGTATTAGCTATACTGATGGCATTAATTATTCCTTACAGAAAGTGGGTTAAAAAGTAG
- a CDS encoding lipoprotein signal peptidase — protein MKGYTKPLLIIFLVLLADQVLKTWIKTNMFMGQEFKIIGNWFIIHFTENNGMAFGLEFGGEFGKLALSLFRIAAVAGIGYGLHYLIQKKYHRGLILNVALIFAGALGNIIDSVLYGVIYGYAGWFHGRVVDMFYFPIWEGHFPSWFPIWGGEDFIFFRPVFNIADAAISVGVIIILLFQKTYFKEEFKEEIGPNNEIVEE, from the coding sequence ATGAAAGGCTATACAAAACCTTTATTAATAATTTTCCTGGTTTTACTTGCCGATCAGGTTTTAAAAACCTGGATAAAGACCAATATGTTTATGGGTCAGGAATTCAAAATCATTGGCAATTGGTTTATTATCCATTTCACGGAAAATAACGGGATGGCTTTTGGACTTGAATTTGGTGGTGAATTTGGTAAGCTTGCCTTATCATTATTCAGAATAGCAGCTGTTGCTGGTATTGGCTACGGATTACATTATCTGATCCAGAAAAAATATCACCGTGGCCTTATTTTGAACGTAGCTCTAATATTTGCAGGCGCACTGGGCAACATTATTGACTCTGTATTGTATGGAGTAATATATGGTTACGCAGGATGGTTTCATGGAAGAGTAGTAGACATGTTCTATTTCCCTATCTGGGAAGGTCATTTTCCGTCGTGGTTTCCTATATGGGGAGGAGAAGATTTTATCTTTTTCAGACCTGTATTTAATATCGCAGATGCGGCCATCTCTGTTGGTGTAATTATTATACTACTGTTTCAAAAAACTTATTTTAAGGAAGAATTTAAAGAAGAAATTGGTCCTAATAATGAGATAGTTGAAGAATAA